A portion of the Fulvia fulva chromosome 1, complete sequence genome contains these proteins:
- a CDS encoding Mediator of RNA polymerase II transcription subunit 7: MAEQLPNAPFPAPPPFYSHFTKPNIARLRQLRREAGVPVAPIDATADATSKEDIDIFALPVELRHLIPPEPQADGKYTVFGNAIDPDAAERSLAERDVEQLYPSDGSVRLNPQPHLIGLTRSMLTTFLALAGILSQNPELYEEKVKDIHTIAMNIHELINQYRPHQARETLIMMLEERVDKMKKESQDIDQAKAKVVKLLQDIQDMQRTHAPKHDERNMRDGMVQVASVTKRKARQRAAWATLRQEVM; the protein is encoded by the coding sequence ATGGCAGAACAACTGCCAAATGCGCCGTTTCCAGCTCCCCCACCGTTCTACAGCCACTTCACCAAGCCAAACATAGCTCGTTTGCGCCAGCTTCGCAGAGAGGCGGGCGTCCCAGTAGCACCCATCGATGCGACAGCAGATGCCACTTCCAAGGAGGACATTGACATCTTCGCGCTCCCCGTCGAGCTCCGTCACCTGATCCCGCCAGAGCCCCAGGCTGATGGAAAGTACACAGTGTTCGGCAACGCGATCGACCCCGACGCGGCAGAAAGGTCGCTGGCTGAGCGAGATGTCGAGCAGCTCTACCCATCCGATGGCTCTGTCCGCCTCAATCCTCAACCGCACTTGATAGGGCTGACGCGGTCTATGCTCACCACATTCCTCGCATTGGCTGGCATTCTCAGCCAGAACCCAGAGCTCTACGAAGAGAAGGTCAAGGACATACACACAATCGCCATGAATATCCACGAGCTGATTAATCAATATCGACCGCACCAGGCAAGAGAGACGCTCATTATGATGTTGGAGGAGCGGGTTGACAAGATGAAGAAGGAGAGCCAAGACATCGACCAGGCGAAAGCGAAGGTGGTCAAGCTGTTGCAAGACATACAGGATATGCAGAGGACGCACGCTCCAAAACACGACGAGCGTAACATGCGAGATGGTATGGTTCAGGTTGCGAGCGTTACGAAGCGGAAAGCGCGACAGCGCGCAGCATGGGCGACATTGCGGCAGGAAGTTATGTGA
- a CDS encoding Cytochrome c oxidase assembly protein COX15, whose protein sequence is MASVAAMSPIRARLAFKKAFKDAFVCKRCLQHQAKNPAAYQSTRQSPFLKAFRSHGPAQVRQQSSAINAQPRSSPLGALGRSIGQSPKTHSAPAKASSWPETNSKSVAYWLLGSAASVFGIVIFGGLTRLTESGLSITEWRPVTGSTPPRNQEDWEQEFARYKLSPEFKMLNSRMNLEEFKQIYWMEWIHRLWGRVVGITFLVPTAYFIIRGRVTPRMAGRLVGICSLIGFQGIIGWWMVKSGLKDDLFEQGKHPRVSQYRLAAHLGTAFVAYLAMLWNGLRIIQEHRLLRDPAESAKLLETLSRAELKPFRRMVGALSILVFITAMSGALVAGLDAGLIYNDFPWMGQGIIPPKREMFDPFYSHTEDRSDLYWRNALENPVLVQLDHRILATTTFTAIVALWAYSRFSPAVRSSLPKAAKGGMMGVVHMVSVQVALGISTLWYLVPTPLASAHQAGALALLTTVFVLGSRVWVPRRTMKLVLQAARQTRNKTTPSQLVHAREPETLASDATLLDYGNHAMQNLCRTFTLKPFIQHRSAFNHVCKTATAVGKQQPKDVSKADNSAVIEDEEQSAKASASAGLNLNVFGALAGAFSGKNSKKAEEDGSTLEEHEQDASVSGAGAGNLNARGAANAEQSGRQMRAAIQEKSAAP, encoded by the exons ATGGCTTCGGTTGCAGCCATGTCGCCCATCCGGGCACGGTTAGCATTCAAGAAGGCTTTCAAAGACGCCTTCGTCTGCAAGAGATGTCTACAGCACCAGGCCAAGAATCCCGCCGCATACCAATCGACACGTCAGTCACCTTTCCTCAAAGCATTTCGCTCTCATGGCCCGGCACAAGTCCGACAGCAGAGTTCAGCAATTAACGCACAACCGCGTTCGTCACCTCTGGGAGCACTTGGTCGAAGCATAGGTCAATCGCCCAAGACGCATTCTGCACCGGCCAAGGCCTCCTCATGGCCCGAGACCAACTCCAAGTCTGTCGCATACTGGTTACTCGGATCGGCTGCAAGCGTGTTTGGTATCGTCATATTCGGCGGCCTTACGCGGTTGACGGAATCGGGCCTTAGCATCACAGAATGGCGACCAGTCACAGGCTCAACTCCACCTCGAAATCAAGAAGACTGGGAGCAGGAATTCGCACGGTACAAGCTCAGTCCAGAGTTTAAGATGTTGAACAGTAGGATGAATCTTGAAGAGTTCAAGCAGATCTATTGGATGGAATGGATACACAGACTATGGGGCAGAGTGGTGGGCATCACCTTCCTGGTACCAACCGCATATTTCATCATCAGGGGGCGAGTGACGCCGCGGATGGCAGGCAGACTCGTCGGTATATGCAGTCTGATAGGCTTCCAGGGAATCATCGGCTGGTGGATGGTGAAGAGTGGACTGAAGGACGACCTTTTCGAGCAAGGCAAGCATCCTCGCGTTAGTCAGTACCGGCTTGCAGCACATTTGGGCACAGCTTTCGTTGCCTACTTAGCCATGCTATGGAATGGGCTTCGAATCATACAGGAGCATCGACTCTTGCGCGACCCTGCAGAAAGTGCTAAGCTGCTGGAGACCTTGAGTCGTGCAGAGTTGAAACCGTTCAGGCGAATGGTTGGAGCCTTGTCGATTCTAGTCTTCATCACCGCCATGTCTGGTGCTCTCGTCGCTGGTCTGGACGCGGGGTTGATCTACAACGACTTCCCATGGATGGGACAAGGAATTATACCGCCGAAGCGTGAGATGTTTGATCCTTTTTACTCACACACAGAGGACCGGAGCGACCTATACTGGCGCAACGCCCTGGAGAACCCCGTTCTTGTCCAGCTTGATCATCGAATCCTCGCAACGACCACGTTCACGGCCATCGTTGCGTTATGGGCGTACAGTCGCTTCAGCCCTGCTGTGCGATCTAGCCTTCCGAAGGCTGCCAAGGGTGGCATGATGGGAGTGGTGCATATGGTGAGCGTGCAGGTCGCGCTCGGTATCTCGACGCTATGGTACCTTGTGCCAACACCATTGGCTTCGGCCCATCAAGCTGGAGCTCTCGCACTGTTGACCACGGTATTCGTGCTAGGCAGCAGAGTCTGGGTACCGAGACGAACCATGAAGTTGGTGTTACAAGCTGCGAGGCAGACGAGAAACAAGACGACTCCTAGCCAG TTGGTTCATGCAAGGGAACCTGAAACACTCGCCAGTGACGCAACCCTCCTCGATTACGGAAATCATGCAATGCAAAACCT CTGTAGAACATTTACCCTGAAGCCTTTCATACAACATCGCTCCGCTTTCAACCATGTCTGCAAGACTGCAACCGCTGTAGGCAAGCAACAACCCAAGGATGTCAGCAAAGCTGACAACTCCGCCGTCATCGAGGATGAAGAGCAGAGCGCAAAGGCCAGCGCCAGT GCCGGCCTGAACCTGAATGTCTTCGGAGCGCTAGCTGGAGCCTTCTCTGGCAAGAACAGCAAGAAGGCCGAGGAGGATGGCAGCACTCTTGAGGAGCACGAGCAGGACGCCTCCGTCAGTG GTGCAGGTGCTGGAAACCTCAATGCACGGGGTGCGGCCAATGCTGAGCAGTCTGGCCGGCAGATGAGGGCAGCTATTCAAGAGAAGAGTGCTGCGCCATGA